TGATGGCTGCGAGGACTTCGGCGGCGGCGCGTGAGAAGGTGGAGTGTCCTGAGACGTAGGCGGCGAAGGGTGGAGTGACGAAGGTGTCGCGTTGGTAGGGGAGCCATTCGGTGGCGAGGACCCAGTCGACACCGCCGACGTCGTCGGGTGTGAGGAAGGGTGGTTCTGGGGGACCGGTCCAGGAGAGGATGGCGATTTCACCTTCGCGTCCTGCGAGGTGTTCGTGTTTTCCGCCTGGGGCGGTGGTTTCGGGCGTGATGACTTCGACGAGACCGGGTTCGAGGGTGAGCCCTTCGGGGTGGTAGGTGGCGACGAGGTCGCCATCGACTTCGATGAAGAGGTTGGGGTCGGAGGCTTGTCCGCGTTGTCCCATGTATCGGATCATGGAGACGGGTCGGGAATAGTCGTAGAAGCCTTTGTGGTTCCAGGCGGCGACGCCGGCGTCGTGGACTGCTGCGTTGAGGGCAAAGTAGGTTTTGATATCCCAGGTGAGTTCATCGACGACTGGTCCGGTTCCGCCGATGCGTTTTTCGATGCCGAGTTGGTTCATTTTGTCGGCGACATCGTTGGCGATGGTGTTCCAGTGTCCTGGGGGGGCTTCGGAGTCGGGGCCGTCGGCCCAGAACTCGGCGACGATGCGTCCCCAATCGGCGTGTTTGACGAGTTCGGGGGTGTAGGGCTGGTTGGTGTGGGGGTTGATGGCGTGGCCGACATCGTTGTAGCTGCCGAGGGTGCGGTTGCCCATGGAGGCGGGTGAGATGTCGATGTAGTCGTGGTTCTTGTTGGGGTCGAGGAGAGCGGAGTAGCGGATGACTTCGTTGACGGACTCCCGGAAGATGGCGTCGCCGGTTCCATTCAACTGGGGGGGAGGCCCCTGGTCGTGGTGGACGTTGTTGATGGGGTTGCGGTCGGCATCGGAGATGGCGAAGCCGTTGACATCGCCCCACCAGGGTGTCTGGAACTCCTGGACGGGGTTGGTGATGGTTTGCCCGTTCTGGTCGATGCGTTCGCCGACGAACTCGAGGGGTTGCCAGCGGTTGGGGTCGGTTTGTGGGGTGCCGGGGTCGTCGAAGCGCATGGGTAGATTGACGGGCGAGTAGCCTGATGGGTCGGCGTAGTCGAGGGTTTCGTTGCTGCCGTCGTTGAGGCCGTGGTTGATGACGGCGTTGGCGATGCGGTTGCCGATGGCGGCGGGTGAGTCGCCGGTGGTGTTGGTGTTGTTGAAGTTGTAGCCGAGGTTGACCATCTGGGATTTGGTCTGGAAGTCGGTGAATCCGCGGCCGGGTCCGGTTCCGCCTGGGCCGGTGACGAAGCGGTGCTGGATGATGCGGTAGGCGGCGAAGGAGATGGCTTCGTTTTTTGCTGCGTCGGTGTTGAGGGTGGCGGTTTCATCGACGAGGTAGGGGGTGATGGAATCGTCGAAGGCGGCGAAGGCGTCGTACATGCCCATGGAGAGGTGCCAGAGGTTGCGGGCGTGGACGGTGGGTCGGGCGGTGTCGGCGCGGATGGCGTCGAGGAGTTGTTCGTTCCAAATTCTGGCCACAGAATCAGCGTGGGCGGAGGTGGTGACGCAGGCGGTCAGGGCGGCGGTCAGGAGGCAGGTGGAGCGGGCGGTCATGGGTTCTCCTCGGCGGTCGAGATGGGCGCACGGGAATGGTAGGCCCCGGTTCTATAACGATGGCCGATGGGGGCGTGGGGGCAAGTTTATTGGGGTGGGGGAGGGGTGAAGATGGGGGGGGTGTAGTGAGTGGAGAGAAGAGAGTTGAAAGGAGAGAGGGGAGGGGGCGGGGTGTTGTTGGATTGATTCTTCGGTCCAGAGGGTGGGGTGCGAATACCCCGGACTGCCGTCCGGGGCTCGTTGGAGCCGGATGGTTGGTTGTGTTGGGTTAGGTGAGGGGGGTGAGGTGGTAGCCGGAGAGGTCGGCGAGGCGGATGTGTTGGAGGAGGTGGAGGTGGAGTTTGGAGCCGAGGCGGCGGGTGAGTTGGAGGCCGAGGTCGGGGCGTTCGGTGATGAGGTGCATGACGGGTGCGGCTTCGGGGTCGAAGCGGCACTGGCGCTGGGTGAGTTGGAGGAGTTGGCGGTGTTCGGTGGCCCAGTGGCGGGCGTCGGCGAGGTCGAGGAGGGCGGTGTGGAGGGTGGCGAGGTCGGTGTCGGTGGTGTCGCGGGTGGTGGCGGTTCGGGGGGTCTTGCGGTGACGCTGGATGAGGTGGAGGCGGCCGTCGGCGTCGAGGAGGAGTTTGATGTGTGGTTGATGGGGGCAGGTGGCGTCGAGTTTGATGGCGTCGGCGAGGCCGAGGTCTTCGTGATCGATGAGGAGTTGGGCGAGGTCGGGTTCGGGGGGTGTTGCGGTGGTGTTTTGAGGGGTGGTGGTTTCGGTGTGTGGGGTGTGGCCGCTGCGGGTCATGGGCTGGGCGAGCTTGCCGATGCGTGATCTTGCTGCCCCCCCGCTTAGGTCTGCGGGGTCGTTGCTGTTTTCGGGTGTGGCTTCGGTTTGGTTTGGTTCGGGGTCAGTCTGGTGGAAGGCTTCGAGTTCGATGTCGGGGAGGGTGTGTGCGGGGTGGCCCATGGTCGGTTCTCCGTCACGGGTCGTATGCGGGGTGTGGGGTGTTTCGGGGAGGGGTGTGGGGTTGGGTGTTTCGTTGTGGGCGAGGTCGTCCATCCATCCGCGGAAGCGGAGCCACATGCGGGCTGCGGGTGTGAAGCGCGCGACGGGACGGGTACGGACGGGGCGCATGCGGGCGAGGGTACCGACGAGATCGACGGCGATGCCGAGGTGGGACTGGGCGGCGGCCTGGACTTTTCGGGCGGCGTCGAGTCCTTCGATTTCGGATGAGCCGAGGATCATGACGGCGACGCGGCGCGGTGCGGCGGAGGGATCGGCTTCGATGAGGTGTTTGAGGAGTCGGTAGCAGGCGACGACGGCGGCGTCATCGGCTCCGCAGAGGAGTGTCCAGCGGTCGAAGGCGGCGAGGCGGCCGAGGGCGACGGGCTGGATGGAGCCATCGCGGTAGGGCTCGATGTGGACGAGCATGCGGGCGAGAGGCTGGTGGGGGTTGGTGAGTTGCGCGTCGAGGGTTTCGACGAGGTCATCGCGTTCGCGGCTGCCCGGAGGGATACGTCCGGGTGCGGTTTCGCGTTGTTCGCCGACGACTTCGAGGTCGAGGGCGTCATCGTCGGCGTGGAGGAGTCCGATGGGACCGTGGTCTTCGGCGAGGAAGTGTGCGTACTGGGTGAGCCATGCGCCGCCCAGGCCGGGGAGGTTTCCGAGGATGACGGCTTCGAGTCCGATGGCGTGTGGTTTTTGGGCGTCGTCGTCGGGGGCGTCGTCGGTTTCGTGGTTGTTGTCGGCGTGGTCGAAGCCGGAGAGTCGGAGGTGTTCGGGTGTGGGATCGCTGGCGCTTTTGGTGGGCGTGTCATCGGTGCCGGTGAGGAAGACATCGGCGAGTTCGTCGAGTGTTTGTTTTGTGCGGGGGTCGTCCATAGTGGGTCCCGCTAGGCGATTTCGACGACGTTGTTGACGTCGCCGAAGGGATTTCGTTCGACGGTGGGGTTGTAGGGGTCGTTGTACCATCGTCCATCGGCGACGAGTCGGTATTGGTAGTGGCCGGGTTGGAGAGGGAGGCAGACCTGCCAGACGCCGAGGTTGTCATCGCGGCGCATGGGTGTTTGGGTGGGGTTCCAGTCGTTGAAATCGCCGGCGATTTCGAGTTTGACGGCGCCATTGGCGGGCTGGACGAAAAGCATGCCTTGCTGGGTTTTTCGGACGCCGTAGATCTTGGCGAGTTTTTCGGCGAGGGAGGGTTCGGTCTGAGGTGCTTCGGCGATGGCGAGGGCAGCGCCGTTGTTGTGTTCGTGTTGTGGGGCGAGGGGAGGTTGTCCTTCGGTGGGTGGCGTGACGGGGTTGGCGACTCGTGCGGTGAGGGCGCGGGCGCGTTCGACGAGTTCGGCGGCGCGGGAGAGGGCTGGGTTGACGGAGGGTTCTGGTTCTTGGGCGGGTCCGTCGAAGACGGGTTTGGCGGGTGCGTTTTCGAGGAGCCAGTCGGCGAGTCGGTCGA
This Phycisphaeraceae bacterium DNA region includes the following protein-coding sequences:
- a CDS encoding vanadium-dependent haloperoxidase → MTARSTCLLTAALTACVTTSAHADSVARIWNEQLLDAIRADTARPTVHARNLWHLSMGMYDAFAAFDDSITPYLVDETATLNTDAAKNEAISFAAYRIIQHRFVTGPGGTGPGRGFTDFQTKSQMVNLGYNFNNTNTTGDSPAAIGNRIANAVINHGLNDGSNETLDYADPSGYSPVNLPMRFDDPGTPQTDPNRWQPLEFVGERIDQNGQTITNPVQEFQTPWWGDVNGFAISDADRNPINNVHHDQGPPPQLNGTGDAIFRESVNEVIRYSALLDPNKNHDYIDISPASMGNRTLGSYNDVGHAINPHTNQPYTPELVKHADWGRIVAEFWADGPDSEAPPGHWNTIANDVADKMNQLGIEKRIGGTGPVVDELTWDIKTYFALNAAVHDAGVAAWNHKGFYDYSRPVSMIRYMGQRGQASDPNLFIEVDGDLVATYHPEGLTLEPGLVEVITPETTAPGGKHEHLAGREGEIAILSWTGPPEPPFLTPDDVGGVDWVLATEWLPYQRDTFVTPPFAAYVSGHSTFSRAAAEVLAAITDSDYFPGGLGTYDFPAANSLFFEYGPSEPIQLQWATYFDAADEAGLSRLYGGIHVRADDLPGRIIGAEIGQDVWDLANLYFTGSQIPEPTSLSLLALSLLTLNRRTPR